A portion of the Sphingobacterium spiritivorum genome contains these proteins:
- a CDS encoding agmatine/peptidylarginine deiminase — protein sequence MNSTIDLSSTPKALGFSFPAEWAPQEAMWLSWPHKEESWPGKLETVYAPYSQFIKAVAESQKVRINVADEEMKQFAWNHLNDAEANLDNIEFYFNPTNDAWCRDHGPAFVLNQDSVEKAVVDWGYNAWGGKYPPFDLDDVVPTKIAQHFGHRLFTPPIVMEGGSVEFNGAGTVLTTTACLLNENRNPHLTKEQIEQYLLEYYGQDQVLWLGDGIVGDDTDGHIDDITRFINENTVVTVVESNPLDENYLLLQENLETLRTFRLKNGEPLNIITLPMPSPVIHEDTRLPASYANFYIANEVVVVPVFNDVNDEKALAILQECFPTRKVIGINSVDIIWGLGSFHCLSQQEPLL from the coding sequence GTGAATTCAACTATAGATTTATCATCTACACCCAAAGCATTGGGTTTTTCATTTCCTGCAGAATGGGCACCGCAAGAAGCGATGTGGCTCAGCTGGCCTCATAAAGAAGAATCATGGCCGGGTAAACTGGAAACGGTATATGCTCCCTATTCACAATTTATCAAAGCTGTTGCCGAATCTCAAAAAGTACGGATTAATGTGGCTGATGAGGAAATGAAACAGTTTGCCTGGAATCATCTGAACGATGCAGAAGCAAATCTGGATAATATTGAATTTTATTTTAATCCAACCAACGATGCCTGGTGCCGCGATCACGGACCTGCATTCGTACTGAACCAGGATTCCGTAGAAAAAGCAGTAGTAGATTGGGGATATAATGCCTGGGGAGGTAAATACCCTCCTTTTGATCTGGATGACGTCGTGCCGACAAAAATTGCTCAACACTTCGGGCACCGTCTTTTTACCCCTCCTATTGTAATGGAAGGCGGTTCTGTAGAATTTAATGGTGCCGGTACGGTACTGACAACTACAGCATGTCTGTTGAATGAGAATCGCAATCCACACCTGACAAAAGAACAGATCGAGCAATATCTGCTTGAATATTATGGTCAGGATCAGGTATTATGGCTTGGGGACGGTATTGTAGGTGATGATACAGACGGACATATTGACGATATCACGCGTTTCATAAATGAAAACACTGTAGTCACTGTAGTGGAATCAAATCCATTAGATGAAAACTACCTGTTACTACAGGAGAATCTGGAGACATTACGTACTTTCAGATTGAAAAACGGTGAACCACTGAATATTATCACCTTACCTATGCCCTCTCCCGTCATTCATGAAGACACCAGGCTTCCGGCTTCATATGCAAATTTTTACATTGCGAATGAAGTTGTCGTAGTTCCTGTTTTTAATGATGTCAATGATGAGAAAGCATTAGCTATTTTGCAGGAATGTTTTCCTACCCGTAAAGTCATCGGTATCAATTCAGTAGACATTATCTGGGGATTAGGTAGTTTCCATTGTCTGAGCCAGCAAGAACCTCTGTTATAG
- the blaSPI gene encoding SPI family subclass B1 metallo-beta-lactamase codes for MRFSKSILLILLLLTMTHSGFSQEPGLKIEKLTKDFYIYTTYVEYSGVKTSANALYMLSKDGVILFDTPWDPDQYQPLLDSIRNRHQQEVIAVYATHSHEDRAGGFGFFNKKGIPTYATAATNTILKADHKPEATHLVELDKTIHIGGKEFIIKYFGEGHTSDNVVVWFPKEKILDGGCLIKSSEAKNLGFVGEANVHEWPKTIRKIQQTYKKINWVIPGHDGWKQQGHLENTLKLLTQ; via the coding sequence ATGAGGTTCAGCAAATCCATACTTCTGATTCTATTACTGCTTACAATGACTCATTCCGGATTTAGTCAGGAACCAGGCCTTAAGATTGAAAAGTTGACGAAAGACTTCTATATATATACCACATATGTAGAGTACAGTGGCGTAAAAACATCGGCTAACGCTCTGTATATGCTTTCTAAAGACGGTGTTATACTCTTTGATACACCCTGGGATCCGGATCAGTACCAACCGTTACTGGATTCTATACGCAACAGGCATCAGCAGGAAGTTATTGCAGTATATGCAACACATTCACATGAAGACAGAGCAGGAGGATTTGGTTTTTTTAATAAAAAAGGAATACCGACATATGCTACTGCTGCTACTAATACTATTCTGAAAGCCGATCATAAACCGGAAGCGACACATCTTGTAGAGCTGGACAAGACTATTCATATCGGAGGAAAGGAATTCATAATCAAATATTTTGGTGAGGGACATACTTCAGATAACGTAGTAGTATGGTTTCCAAAAGAAAAAATATTGGACGGCGGATGTCTCATAAAAAGCAGTGAAGCCAAAAATTTAGGATTTGTAGGTGAGGCAAATGTCCATGAATGGCCAAAAACCATCCGTAAAATTCAACAGACTTATAAAAAGATTAACTGGGTTATACCGGGACACGACGGTTGGAAACAACAGGGTCATCTCGAAAATACACTTAAATTATTAACACAATAG
- a CDS encoding carbon-nitrogen hydrolase, which produces MSKVKVGIVQMSCEKDKQANLDKAIVKVREAAAKGAQIVCLQELFTSLYFCDVEDYDNFDLAESIPGPSTDALSVMAKELGVVIIASLFEKRTQGLYHNTTAILDADGSYLGKYRKMHIPDDPAFYEKFYFTPGDLGYKVFSTKFGKIGILICWDQWYPEASRITALMGAEILFYPTAIGWATDQDEETNTDQYNAWQTIQRSHAVANGVPVVSVNRVGFEQDGAMKFWGGSFAANAQGKLLYLASHDQEEVEVVELDLNQSDYFRKHWPFLRDRRIDSYQPITKRFIDED; this is translated from the coding sequence ATGAGCAAAGTTAAAGTAGGAATTGTACAGATGTCCTGTGAAAAAGACAAACAGGCCAATCTGGACAAAGCTATTGTTAAAGTAAGAGAAGCTGCAGCCAAAGGCGCACAAATTGTTTGTTTACAAGAACTTTTCACATCCCTTTATTTCTGTGATGTTGAAGATTATGATAATTTTGATTTAGCAGAATCTATTCCGGGACCTTCTACGGATGCATTATCTGTTATGGCTAAAGAATTAGGTGTGGTTATTATTGCGTCCCTTTTTGAAAAACGTACACAAGGGCTTTACCACAATACAACAGCCATCCTGGATGCTGATGGAAGTTATTTAGGCAAATACCGCAAAATGCATATTCCGGATGATCCGGCATTCTACGAAAAGTTTTATTTTACTCCCGGAGATCTGGGATATAAAGTTTTTTCTACCAAATTTGGAAAAATCGGTATTCTTATCTGTTGGGATCAGTGGTATCCTGAAGCATCCCGCATTACAGCATTGATGGGTGCAGAGATCTTATTTTACCCTACTGCTATCGGATGGGCTACAGATCAGGATGAAGAGACAAACACCGACCAATACAATGCATGGCAAACAATCCAGCGTTCACATGCGGTAGCGAATGGCGTACCTGTAGTTAGCGTAAACCGGGTTGGTTTTGAGCAGGATGGTGCTATGAAATTCTGGGGAGGCAGCTTTGCGGCCAATGCTCAGGGTAAATTGCTTTATCTGGCATCCCATGATCAGGAAGAAGTAGAAGTTGTCGAACTGGATCTCAATCAATCGGACTACTTCCGTAAACACTGGCCTTTTCTTCGTGACAGACGAATTGACTCCTATCAACCGATTACAAAGCGCTTCATTGACGAAGACTAA
- a CDS encoding Gfo/Idh/MocA family protein — translation MDRRNFIRTTAAASAGLGIMSSTDLFAQDGKVRLAFIGVGLRGRNHVAIALNRDDVEIVAICDTQEESLTQCRKQFDKKGAKLPKEYTGTIDAYKKMLDNEKLDAVIIATPWEFHKNQAIDAMKAGLYVGCEVIAGLTVKDHWDVVKASEQTGKPYMTLENVAYRRDVLAVLNMHRQGLFGEILHLEGGYQHDLREVLFNDGKSYYGKGVEFGPKAISEAQWRTKYNVEQDGDLYPTHGLGPIMHFADINAGNRFTHITSYSSKARGLAAYVEKMSPGHPNAKLNYKNGDITQTMLQCANGETMLLTHDTHLPRPYSIGFRVQGTKGIWMDVANGIHIEGQSKPHAWDPAADWVKKYDHPIWKKYEEVANGSGHGGMDWFVFNGFIQAVKQKRQTPIDVYDSVTMSAVFPLSTESIKAGNKTLEFPDFTSGKWKTKKNTFMLDDSGF, via the coding sequence ATGGATAGAAGAAATTTTATTAGAACTACAGCTGCTGCCTCAGCTGGTTTAGGGATCATGTCAAGCACAGATTTATTTGCTCAGGATGGTAAAGTAAGACTAGCTTTTATTGGTGTAGGTCTGAGAGGACGTAACCATGTAGCAATTGCTTTAAATAGAGATGATGTAGAGATAGTCGCTATTTGTGATACACAAGAAGAGTCGTTGACACAATGTCGCAAGCAATTTGACAAGAAAGGTGCAAAACTTCCTAAAGAATACACAGGAACAATTGATGCCTACAAAAAAATGCTGGATAACGAAAAGCTGGATGCTGTTATTATTGCGACTCCATGGGAATTCCACAAAAACCAGGCTATAGATGCGATGAAAGCAGGTCTGTATGTAGGTTGTGAGGTAATAGCCGGTCTGACTGTAAAAGATCACTGGGATGTTGTAAAAGCGTCTGAGCAGACTGGAAAGCCTTATATGACATTAGAAAATGTGGCTTATCGTCGTGATGTATTAGCAGTATTAAATATGCACCGTCAAGGTCTTTTCGGTGAGATTCTGCACTTAGAAGGTGGTTATCAGCACGATTTAAGAGAAGTACTCTTCAATGATGGCAAAAGCTATTATGGAAAAGGAGTTGAATTTGGCCCTAAGGCTATTTCAGAAGCTCAATGGAGAACCAAATATAATGTAGAACAAGACGGTGACCTGTACCCTACTCACGGATTAGGCCCTATTATGCATTTTGCTGATATCAATGCCGGAAACAGATTTACACATATCACTTCTTATTCCAGTAAAGCAAGAGGATTGGCTGCTTATGTAGAAAAAATGTCTCCGGGTCATCCAAACGCTAAATTGAATTATAAAAATGGTGACATCACACAAACGATGTTACAGTGTGCAAATGGAGAAACAATGTTGTTGACACATGACACACACTTGCCTAGACCTTATTCTATAGGATTCCGTGTACAGGGTACAAAAGGAATCTGGATGGATGTAGCTAATGGTATCCACATCGAAGGTCAATCTAAGCCTCATGCATGGGATCCTGCAGCAGACTGGGTAAAAAAATACGACCATCCGATCTGGAAAAAATACGAAGAAGTAGCAAACGGATCCGGTCACGGAGGTATGGACTGGTTTGTATTTAACGGATTTATACAGGCTGTAAAACAAAAACGCCAGACTCCTATTGATGTATACGATTCTGTAACAATGAGTGCAGTATTCCCGTTATCAACAGAATCTATCAAAGCAGGAAATAAGACATTGGAATTTCCGGATTTCACAAGTGGAAAATGGAAAACCAAAAAGAACACCTTTATGCTGGATGATAGCGGTTTCTAA
- a CDS encoding phosphotransferase enzyme family protein, giving the protein MSDLNSVNIDRNLYIANQFAIDGEVLDVAPFGSGHINDTFKVVTTSTTKYLLQRINHHIFQDVDGLMENIRLVIERLKEDYRSKGLEKSEIDKRVLTLIPTRNGLAYYNDEEGDYWRMFILLDHTKSYDVVETTVQAYEGGKAFGHFQKQLSDLDANKLVEILPNFHNVEFRLTNLRNAISSDQVSRVGEVQDLLDYIFSLEDRMKTILDWGKANKLPLRITHNDTKFNNVLLDQDDQAQCVIDLDTVMPGFVAYDFGDAIRTIINSGAEDEEDLSRVTLNIPLFEAYANGYMSEAKVFLTDYEKNSLLPGVFLLPYMQAVRFLTDYLEGDHYYKIHYTEHNLVRTKSQLKLVKELELHEDKLKEILSSAVNA; this is encoded by the coding sequence ATGTCAGATTTGAATTCTGTTAACATAGATAGAAACTTATATATAGCCAATCAATTCGCAATAGACGGAGAAGTATTAGATGTAGCGCCATTTGGCTCCGGGCATATCAATGATACTTTTAAAGTAGTGACTACATCTACAACGAAGTATTTGTTACAGCGCATAAATCATCATATTTTTCAGGATGTAGATGGATTGATGGAGAATATCCGGCTGGTCATAGAACGGTTAAAAGAAGATTATAGAAGTAAAGGACTGGAGAAGTCTGAAATTGATAAAAGAGTACTTACGTTGATCCCTACACGAAATGGCCTGGCTTATTATAACGATGAGGAAGGAGATTACTGGCGTATGTTTATTCTGTTAGATCATACGAAGAGCTATGACGTGGTCGAAACAACAGTGCAGGCTTATGAAGGAGGAAAGGCATTCGGTCATTTTCAAAAACAACTCTCTGATCTGGATGCCAATAAGTTAGTGGAGATACTTCCCAATTTCCATAATGTAGAATTCAGACTTACCAATCTCCGGAATGCTATTTCTTCAGATCAGGTCTCCCGAGTTGGAGAAGTACAGGATTTATTAGATTATATCTTTTCACTGGAAGATAGAATGAAAACTATTCTGGACTGGGGAAAAGCAAATAAATTGCCTCTGCGGATTACTCATAATGACACAAAATTCAATAACGTATTGTTAGATCAGGATGATCAGGCACAATGTGTTATTGATCTGGATACCGTAATGCCCGGCTTTGTAGCCTATGATTTTGGTGATGCCATCCGCACAATTATCAATTCGGGAGCAGAAGATGAAGAAGATCTGAGTAGAGTAACCCTTAATATTCCGCTTTTTGAAGCTTATGCAAATGGATATATGAGTGAAGCAAAGGTCTTTTTAACAGACTATGAAAAGAATTCCTTATTACCGGGAGTATTTTTATTGCCTTATATGCAGGCCGTTCGTTTCCTGACTGATTATCTGGAAGGAGATCATTATTACAAGATTCATTACACAGAGCATAATCTGGTTCGCACGAAATCACAACTTAAACTGGTTAAAGAACTGGAACTGCACGAGGATAAATTAAAAGAAATCTTATCAAGTGCTGTTAATGCCTGA
- a CDS encoding carbohydrate-binding family 9-like protein, which produces MKKLTVKYVEQKEINTYSGLQEIFKGATVHQIAEATWNKDYPNQPEVHFQIVYTSESIFIHYKVREDYIKAQYIRPNEAVWEDSCVEFFISFDQKVHYYNIEMNPLGTGLVGYGTDDKDSRNRLTAVQIQQINTYTEVSSIKGQKLWNTILEIPFKLFTSAGTLVSADSLKGKSVHANFYKCGDGLPAPHFVSWNRIDFPTPNFHLPEFFGEISFE; this is translated from the coding sequence ATGAAAAAACTTACAGTAAAATATGTAGAGCAAAAGGAGATCAATACTTACTCAGGTCTGCAGGAAATATTTAAAGGCGCAACTGTTCACCAGATTGCTGAGGCAACGTGGAATAAGGACTATCCTAATCAGCCCGAAGTACATTTTCAGATCGTCTATACTTCCGAATCTATATTTATCCATTATAAGGTTAGAGAAGATTATATCAAAGCCCAGTATATTCGACCCAATGAAGCTGTTTGGGAAGACAGTTGTGTAGAGTTTTTTATCTCATTTGACCAAAAGGTTCACTATTATAATATAGAAATGAATCCGCTCGGTACAGGACTGGTGGGTTATGGTACAGATGATAAAGATTCCCGAAACAGATTGACGGCAGTGCAGATACAGCAGATTAATACCTATACAGAGGTAAGTAGTATAAAAGGGCAAAAGCTATGGAATACTATTCTGGAAATTCCATTTAAGTTGTTTACTTCAGCCGGAACTTTGGTGTCAGCAGATTCACTGAAAGGAAAATCTGTACATGCAAATTTTTATAAATGTGGAGATGGTCTCCCAGCCCCACATTTTGTTTCCTGGAACCGTATTGATTTTCCAACTCCGAATTTTCATTTACCGGAATTTTTCGGAGAGATTAGCTTTGAATAA
- a CDS encoding DUF2853 family protein: MSKLDEKVAAYVAEAKKLNLGLDESLIHAVAKGLGPSIYKADAETVAASDKEELARLKNNFLIKKLGLKDSPELDAAISEVIEKLGKSNKNKYRVHVYALLAKKFKKESLYK; the protein is encoded by the coding sequence ATGAGTAAATTAGATGAAAAAGTAGCTGCATATGTTGCAGAAGCAAAAAAACTAAATCTTGGACTGGACGAATCGCTGATTCATGCTGTTGCAAAAGGCCTTGGTCCATCCATTTACAAAGCTGATGCAGAAACAGTAGCAGCATCAGACAAAGAAGAATTAGCCAGACTTAAGAACAATTTTCTAATCAAAAAATTAGGCTTGAAAGACAGTCCGGAATTAGATGCAGCCATTTCAGAAGTCATCGAAAAACTCGGAAAATCTAACAAAAACAAGTACAGAGTCCATGTCTATGCACTTCTTGCTAAAAAATTCAAAAAAGAATCTCTTTACAAATAA
- a CDS encoding type B 50S ribosomal protein L31, which produces MKKDLHPSNYRLVVFKDMSNDYAFITKSCVDTKETIQWEDGNEYPLIKLEISHTSHPFYTGKMKLVDTAGRIDKFRSRYNKK; this is translated from the coding sequence ATGAAAAAAGATTTGCATCCATCAAACTACAGATTAGTTGTTTTTAAAGACATGTCAAATGACTACGCTTTTATAACTAAATCTTGTGTAGATACAAAAGAAACAATCCAATGGGAAGACGGAAATGAGTATCCTTTGATTAAGTTAGAGATTTCTCACACTTCACACCCGTTTTATACAGGTAAAATGAAATTGGTTGATACAGCAGGACGTATTGACAAATTCCGTAGCCGTTACAACAAAAAGTAA
- a CDS encoding putative sugar nucleotidyl transferase, with amino-acid sequence MAVDIILFDRASWRDHLLPLVYTRPVGDLHIGILSLADKWGKIFNCKSSYYTEPYLAVRFPTLITTEEAVVLKANVCPSEALIAAIHQLKEGEILYHKEEWIAFRIKSTDIDSIWAREHFDNLRPVDFLYDISYIRYPEDIFRHNSAQLQFDYALLTQGRSSQSLSGTNQLIGDRIFIEEGVFAECCSFNTTDGPVYLAKGAEISEGSHLRGNVAIGQQARVKMGTRIYGNVSIGIHSTVGGELGTLVMGAYSAKGHDGYLGCAVIGNGCNLGAGTSNSNLKNNWKPVSIYDYALDNIRHTGLRKCGLIMGDYAMSGINTSFNTGTVVGVGVQYARPGYSPKFIPDFSWCTDSLTEEYRWDKFEEMLRDMKEMKAEPYHDDEVELLKHVYTLTQNNRLKYQF; translated from the coding sequence ATGGCTGTTGATATTATTCTATTTGATAGAGCTTCCTGGAGAGATCATCTCCTGCCTTTGGTATACACCAGGCCGGTTGGGGACTTGCATATCGGAATATTATCATTAGCAGACAAGTGGGGTAAGATTTTCAACTGTAAGAGCAGTTATTATACTGAGCCGTATCTTGCTGTACGATTTCCGACTTTGATTACAACAGAAGAAGCTGTTGTTTTGAAAGCTAATGTCTGCCCTTCAGAAGCACTCATAGCTGCTATACATCAGCTAAAGGAAGGAGAAATCCTCTATCATAAAGAAGAATGGATTGCATTTCGGATTAAATCAACAGATATTGACAGTATATGGGCCAGAGAGCACTTCGATAATCTGCGTCCTGTAGACTTCCTTTATGATATATCTTATATCCGGTATCCGGAAGATATATTCAGGCATAATAGTGCACAACTTCAATTTGATTATGCATTATTGACGCAAGGCAGAAGCTCGCAGTCTTTGTCCGGTACAAATCAACTGATAGGAGACCGTATATTTATTGAAGAAGGAGTATTTGCAGAATGTTGCTCTTTCAATACAACTGATGGACCTGTTTATCTGGCTAAAGGTGCTGAAATCAGTGAGGGAAGTCATTTGAGAGGGAATGTGGCGATAGGACAACAGGCAAGAGTTAAGATGGGTACCCGGATTTATGGAAATGTATCGATAGGTATTCACAGTACAGTAGGAGGAGAGCTTGGTACACTGGTAATGGGTGCGTATTCCGCCAAAGGTCATGACGGATATCTGGGCTGTGCTGTAATAGGGAATGGATGTAACCTCGGAGCTGGTACCAGTAATTCAAATCTGAAGAATAACTGGAAGCCTGTAAGCATATATGATTATGCGCTGGATAATATCCGTCATACGGGCCTCAGAAAGTGTGGGTTGATTATGGGAGATTATGCAATGAGTGGGATTAACACTTCCTTCAATACGGGTACAGTAGTAGGAGTGGGAGTTCAATATGCAAGACCAGGATATTCTCCTAAATTTATACCTGATTTTAGCTGGTGTACAGATAGCCTAACTGAAGAATATCGCTGGGATAAATTTGAGGAGATGCTCCGTGATATGAAAGAGATGAAAGCAGAACCCTATCATGATGATGAGGTGGAGCTGCTAAAACATGTATATACGTTGACACAAAATAATAGATTAAAATATCAATTCTAA
- the tpiA gene encoding triose-phosphate isomerase → MRKKIVAGNWKMNLDYQSGVSLFSEIVNMVKDEVIGQQEVVVCSPAIHLYSLGQLAHTAVNVSVGAQNIHQAESGAYTGEISAAQVKSVGAEYVILGHSERRAYFGETDELLAEKVNIALKHGLKPIFCIGETKDERESGKFFDIIKTQLEKGLFHLSAEQFAQVVLAYEPVWAIGTGLTASPEQAQEVHAFIRETLANHYDQQLADDTTILYGGSCNPSNAPDLFSQKDIDGGLIGGASLKSRDFTDIVKVFNS, encoded by the coding sequence ATGCGTAAAAAAATCGTAGCAGGAAATTGGAAAATGAATCTGGACTACCAAAGTGGAGTAAGTTTATTTTCTGAGATTGTAAATATGGTTAAAGATGAAGTGATCGGACAGCAGGAAGTAGTGGTATGCAGCCCTGCGATCCACCTTTACAGTCTGGGTCAACTGGCTCATACAGCTGTAAATGTGTCTGTCGGTGCTCAAAATATTCATCAGGCAGAATCTGGCGCATATACAGGAGAGATTTCTGCTGCTCAGGTGAAATCTGTAGGTGCAGAATACGTTATTTTAGGACATTCTGAAAGAAGAGCTTATTTTGGCGAAACGGATGAGTTATTAGCAGAGAAAGTTAATATTGCTTTAAAACACGGTTTGAAACCTATCTTCTGTATCGGTGAAACTAAAGATGAACGTGAATCGGGTAAATTCTTTGATATTATAAAGACGCAGTTAGAAAAAGGACTTTTTCATTTGTCAGCAGAACAATTCGCACAGGTTGTATTGGCCTATGAGCCTGTATGGGCAATCGGTACAGGACTGACTGCCTCTCCTGAACAAGCACAAGAGGTACATGCTTTTATCCGTGAAACGCTGGCTAATCACTATGATCAGCAGCTTGCAGATGACACGACAATCCTTTACGGAGGAAGCTGTAACCCTTCAAATGCACCGGACTTATTCAGTCAGAAAGATATTGACGGTGGATTGATCGGTGGAGCTTCTTTAAAATCGAGAGATTTTACAGATATCGTTAAAGTATTCAATTCGTAA
- the prmA gene encoding 50S ribosomal protein L11 methyltransferase, with the protein MKYSEVIFTCNSAEEWQQDLLIAELAEIGFDTFEDTESGFAGYIPSANLDLQQLETILLHAPEGLDVQYVINDLEEQNWNKLWESNFNPIVVDDQCYVRATFHEHKEQYPYEIIIDPKMSFGTGHHQTTSMMLSFILENDFQGKQVLDMGCGTGILAILASFRGATHVFAVDYDPICIDSVEENKILNNVSNIESQVGSYEVLKDRLFDTILANINRNILLEQFEQYAASLKDKGELYISGFYDGEDLAILSDKAKQLGFSFVMKKVLDGWCSAKFTKA; encoded by the coding sequence ATGAAGTACAGCGAAGTAATCTTCACCTGTAATTCCGCAGAGGAATGGCAACAGGATCTTCTTATTGCTGAACTGGCTGAAATAGGCTTCGATACATTCGAAGATACTGAATCAGGATTTGCAGGATATATTCCTTCTGCAAATCTTGATCTCCAGCAACTGGAGACTATTCTGCTGCATGCGCCTGAAGGATTAGATGTTCAGTATGTCATAAATGATCTGGAAGAACAAAACTGGAATAAACTATGGGAAAGCAACTTCAATCCCATAGTTGTAGATGATCAATGCTATGTACGTGCGACATTCCACGAACATAAGGAGCAATATCCGTATGAAATCATTATAGATCCTAAAATGTCTTTCGGAACAGGTCATCATCAGACAACTTCCATGATGCTCTCCTTTATTCTGGAGAATGATTTTCAGGGAAAACAGGTTCTGGATATGGGATGTGGCACCGGAATTTTAGCTATACTTGCTTCATTTCGCGGGGCGACGCATGTTTTTGCTGTCGATTATGATCCCATTTGTATAGATAGTGTTGAAGAAAATAAAATATTGAATAACGTCAGTAATATTGAATCTCAAGTGGGTTCTTATGAAGTGCTGAAAGACCGTTTATTTGATACTATACTGGCTAATATCAATAGAAATATACTTTTAGAGCAATTTGAACAATATGCAGCTTCTTTAAAAGATAAAGGAGAATTGTATATTAGCGGCTTTTATGATGGTGAGGATTTGGCTATTTTGTCTGATAAGGCTAAACAACTGGGATTCTCATTTGTTATGAAGAAAGTGCTGGATGGTTGGTGTTCAGCAAAATTCACTAAAGCATAA